The Rhododendron vialii isolate Sample 1 chromosome 5a, ASM3025357v1 genome contains a region encoding:
- the LOC131326128 gene encoding regulatory-associated protein of TOR 1-like isoform X2, whose amino-acid sequence MALGDLMPSSPFSRTSSSVVTISNHLEECEYVDLGGALVIRDNSRDNSDAASSSYGNASTATSMAYLPHTVVLCELRHEAFEECGFSGRSDGGAVSRWRRKDRTKTVCVALVLCLNISVDPPDVIKISPCARMECWIDPFSMPPQKALETIGKTLGLQYDRWLPKARYKIQPDPTVEDVRKLCTTWRKNAKSERVLFHYNGHGVPKPTANGEIWLFNKSYTQYIPLPISDLDSWLRTPSIYVFDCSAGGMVVNAFMELPDWSASSSSGSYMRDCILLAACEAHETLPQSAEFPADVFTSCLTTPIKMALRWFWTRSLLRDSLDYSLIDKIPGRQNDRKTLLGELNWIFTAVTDTIAWNVLPHDLFQRLFRQDLLVASLFRNFLLAERIMRSANCSPISYPVLPPTHQHHMWDAWDMAAEICLSQLPTLLEDPNADFQPSPFFTEQLTAFEVWLDHGSELKKPPEQLPIVLQVLLSQSHRFRALVLLGRFLDMGPWAVDLALSVGIFPCVLKLLQTITPELRQILVFIWTKILALDKSCQVDLVKDGGHIYFIRFLDSVEAYPEQRAMATFVLAVIADGHRRGQEVCIEADLIHVCLQHLHSSFANDAQTEPLFLQWLCLCLGKLWEDFTEAQVIGLQADASVIYASLLSEPQPEVRASAVFALGTLLDVGFDSSRNGGDEECDDDEKIRAETNILKSLLNAVSDGSPLVRAEVAVALARFAFGHNKHLKPIAAAYCKPQSNAVLSSLPSLAMKGAGSVYTPPPQSMPHGILGPSQIGPLLRVGGDGQSTVRDGRVSTSSPLTTSGIMHGSPLSDDSSQHSDSGLFSEDVSYAVASHTRPRPLDNALYSRCVLAMLTLAKDPSPRIASLGRRVLSVIGIEQVVTKSVKSTNSSARPGELTTPPLAGLARSASWFDMNGGHLPLTFRTPPVSPPRPSYLSGMRRVCSLEFRPHLMNSPDIGLANPLLGSGGDSGVSERSLLPQSTIYKWSCSHFSKPLLTAADDSEEMLARREEREKIALDNIAKCQRTSINKLHDQITSRDTKFETSTKTILLQPFNPVVIAADETERIRIWNYEEDKLLNSFDNHDYADKGISKLSLVNELDDSLLLVASCDGNVRIWKDYVLNDKQKLVTAFSAVQGHRPGVRSVNAVVDWQQQSGYLSASQVHPGQFAAGFVDGSVRLFDIRAPELPVCTTQPHTQRVEIRVVGIGFQPGLDLTKIVSASQAGDIQFLDIRQLRDSYLSINAHKGSLTALAVHRHAPIIASGSAKQMIKVFNMKGQPLGSMRYKMGSLNCLTFHPYQILLAAGAADALLMKHLLQDE is encoded by the exons ATGGCACTGGGCGACTTGATGCCGTCGTCTCCATTTTCGCGAACGTCGTCGTCGGTCGTAACGATCTCGAACCACTTGGAGGAGTGCGAGTACGTGGATTTGGGTGGCGCGTTGGTGATTAGGGATAACAGTAGGGATAATTCCGATGCTGCCAGTAGTAGCTATGGCAATGCCAGTACGGCCACTAGCATGGCGTACTTGCCCCATACTGTTGTTCTGTGTGAGCTCAGACACGAGGCTTTCGAGGAGTGCGGTTTCTCGGGCCGCTCGGACGGCGGCGCGGTCTCGAGGTGGCGGCGCAAGGACCGG ACGAAGACAGTATGTGTTGCACTTGTTCTTTGTTTAAACATTAGTGTTGACCCGCCTGATGTAATTAAGATATCTCCTTGTGCCAGAATGGAGTGCTGGATAG ATCCATTTTCTATGCCTCCTCAAAAAGCACTTGAAACAATAGGGAAAACATTGGGCCTTCAGTATGACAGGTGGCTACCAAAG GCCCGCTACAAGATTCAACCAGATCCTACTGTAGAAGATGTGAGGAAACTTTGCACCACGTGGCGGAAAAATGCCAAGTCTGAAAGAGTTCTATTTCATTATAATGGACATGGTGTGCCAAAGCCAACTGCTAATGGTGAAATTTGGCTGTTCAATAAG AGTTATACACAATATATCCCACTGCCCATCAGTGACCTTGACTCCTGGTTAAGGACACCGTCAATTTATGTTTTTGACTGCTCTGCTGGTGGAATGGTTGTCAATGCCTTCATGGAg CTTCCAGATTGGAGCGCTTCTAGTTCTTCGGGATCTTACATGAGAGATTGCATCCTGCTTGCAGCCTGTGAAGCCCACGAGACTCTACCTCAGAGTGCTGAATTTCCTGCTGATGTGTTTACATCATGCCTCACCACGCCCATCAAGATGGCATTGAGATG GTTCTGGACTCGTTCATTACTCCGTGACTCTCTTGATTACTCCCTCATAGATAAGATTCCTGGCCGCCAAAATGACCGTAAGACACTTCTAGGGGAACTAAACTGGATTTTTACAGCAGTGACTGACACAATTGCCTGGAATGTTCTACCACATG ATCTTTTCCAGAGATTGTTCAGACAAGATCTATTAGTAGCCAGTCTGTTCCGGAACTTTTTACTCGCTGAGAGAATAATGCGTTCTGCGAACTGTTCCCCGATTTCATATCCTGTTTTGCCCCCCACACATCAGCATCATATGTG GGATGCCTGGGACATGGCTGCTGAAATCTGCCTTTCGCAGCTTCCAACTTTGCTTGAGGATCCCAATGCAGATTTCCAG CCAAGTCCTTTTTTCACAGAACAGTTAACGGCTTTTGAGGTGTGGCTTGATCATGGATCAGAGCTTAAGAAACCTCCTGAGCAATTGCCTATTGTTCTTCAG GTATTGCTTAGTCAATCCCATCGATTTCGTGCTTTGGTGCTTCTTGGAAGATTCCTCGACATGGGACCCTGGGCTGTGGATCTG GCCTTGTCAGTTGGAATATTTCCATGTGTTCTAAAGCTGTTGCAAACAATTACTCCAGAACTACGGCAGATTCTCGTGTTTATCTGGACAAAGATCCTAGCCCTTGACAAG TCGTGCCAGGTTGACCTGGTAAAGGATGGGGGTCACATATATTTCATAAGGTTTCTAGATAGCGTGGAAGCATATCCAGAGCAACGTGCAATGGCTACATTTGTTTTGGCCGTCATTGCAGATGGACATCGACGGGGTCAGGAGGTCTGTATTGAAGCTGATTTGATACATGTATGCTTGCAGCACCTTCACAGTTCGTTTGCAAATGATGCACAAACAGAACCCCTGTTTCTTCAGTGGCTTTGCCTCTGTCTGGGGAAGCTGTGGGAGGATTTCACAGAGGCACAAGTAATAGGTTTGCAGGCAGACGCCTCCGTCATATATGCATCTCTACTCTCTGAGCCCCAACCTGAG GTCAGAGCATCAGCTGTTTTTGCTCTGGGGACCCTTCTTGATGTTGGATTTGACTCATCTAGAAATGGTGGAGATGAAGAATGCGATGATGATGAAAAAATTAGAGCTGAGACTAACATTCTAAAGAGCCTTTTAAATGCTGTTTCTGATGGGAGCCCGCTTGTACGAGCAGAGGTTGCTGTAG CTTTGGCACGCTTTGCCTTTGGACACAACAAGCATTTGAAGCCAATTGCTGCAGCATATTGTAAACCCCAATCTAATGCTGTGCTTAGTTCCTTGCCTTCTTTGGCCATGAAGGGTGCAGGAAGTGTTTATACTCCGCCACCCCAGTCCATGCCACATGGAATTTTGGGTCCTTCCCAGATTGGCCCTTTGTTGAGAGTCGGTGGAGACGGTCAATCAACAGTTAGAGATGGGAGGGTCTCCACCAGTAGTCCCCTCACAACTTCTGGTATAATGCATGGATCTCCACTATCTGATGATTCGTCCCAACATTCTGATTCTGGACTGTTTAGTGAAGATGTTAGCTATGCGGTTGCAAGCCATACAAGGCCGAGACCTCTAGACAATGCATTGTATTCACGCTGTGTATTGGCTATGCTGACATTAGCCAAGGATCCATCACCACGTATCGCGAGCCTTGGTCGACGAGTACTATCCGTTATTGGGATTGAACAAGTGGTAACaaaatctgtgaagtctactAACAGCAGTGCTCGGCCAGGTGAACTCACAACTCCACCTCTTGCTGGCCTAGCCCGTTCAGCTTCATGGTTTGATATGAATGGAG GACATTTGCCCCTTACATTTAGAACTCCACCAGTTAGTCCTCCTCGCCCAAGTTACTTGTCGGGAATGAGAAGAGTTTGCTCGCTAGAGTTCAGGCCACACCTAATGAATAGTCCAGATATAGGATTAGCTAATCCACTTTTGGGTTCTGGTGGCGATTCTGGTGTTTCAGAGCGTAGTTTACTACCGCAATCAACCATCTACAAGTGGAGTTGCAGTCACTTCTCAAAGCCACTTCTTACAGCAGCTGATGATAGTGAAGAAATGCTTGccagaagagaggagagagagaaaattgctCTGGACAATATCGCCAAATGCCAGCGTACTT CGATCAACAAATTGCATGATCAAATTACTAGTAGGGATACAAAGTTTGAGACTAGTACTAAAACAATATTACTGCAACCTTTCAACCCGGTTGTGATTGCTGCAGATGAGACTGAACGAATCAG GATATGGAATTACGAAGAAGATAAGCTGCTCAACAGTTTTGACAATCATGATTATGCTGACAAAGGAATATCAAAGCTCTCCCTTGTGAACGAGCTTGATGACAGCTTGCTGCTTGTTGCTTCAT GTGATGGGAATGTCCGGATTTGGAAAGATTACGTTTTAAATGACAAGCAGAAACTTGTAACTGCATTTTCTGCAGTCCAAGGTCATAGACCTGGTGTGCGAAGTGTCAATGCCGTTGTGGATTGGCAGCAGCAGTCTGGATATCTG TCTGCTTCTCAAGTTCATCCAGGTCAATTTGCAGCTGGTTTTGTGGATGGCTCTGTTAGACTCTTTGACATTCGTGCACCTGAATT GCCGGTGTGCACGACACAACCACACACCCAGAGAGTAGAAATAAGAGTTGTGGGGATCGGCTTTCAACCCGGACTTGATCTGACAAAG ATTGTCAGTGCATCTCAAGCTGGGGACATTCAGTTCCTTGATATCAGACAGCTGAGGGATTCCTACTTGTCAATCAATGCTCACAAGGGCTCTCTCACAGCTTTAGCTGTTCATCGGCATGCGCCCATTATTGCAAGTGGTTCAGCCAAACAGATGATCAAAGTCTTCAATATGAAGGGTCAACCATTAGGGAGTATGAGATATAAAATGGGTTCTCTAAATTGTCTCACCTTTCATCCATATCAAATACTGCTTGCTGCTGGTGCTGCAGATGCTCTGCTAATGAAACATCTCTTGCAAGATGAATAG